A section of the Bacteroidales bacterium genome encodes:
- a CDS encoding queuosine precursor transporter, whose product MTKQVSLSFMLLGTLFTVCLILSNLLATKLIVIGGLSATAGLIIFPISYIINDTIVEVWGYRKARLIIWLAFTMNFLAIIFIQLSIKIMPAPYWDGQDAYATTFSQAPRVAFASLIAFLSGSLINAYIMSRMKVRSQGKRFGLRAIVSTIFGEASDSLLFFIIAFSGIVAWKEILIMIAVQTVLKSAYEVIILPVTTVVVKYIKRTEKTDVFDENISYHILKVKEVS is encoded by the coding sequence ATGACAAAACAGGTTTCTCTTTCTTTCATGTTATTGGGCACACTTTTCACCGTATGCCTTATCCTTTCAAACCTTCTGGCAACTAAACTTATTGTTATTGGCGGATTATCAGCTACAGCGGGATTAATCATTTTTCCGATATCATACATCATTAATGACACGATTGTAGAGGTATGGGGATATCGTAAAGCACGACTTATTATATGGCTGGCTTTTACCATGAATTTTCTGGCCATCATTTTTATTCAGCTATCTATAAAAATTATGCCTGCGCCTTATTGGGACGGGCAGGATGCATATGCAACAACATTCAGCCAGGCTCCGAGAGTCGCATTTGCCAGTTTGATCGCTTTTTTATCCGGATCATTGATTAATGCATACATAATGAGCCGCATGAAGGTACGTTCGCAGGGAAAAAGATTTGGTCTCAGGGCTATTGTTTCTACCATTTTCGGAGAAGCTTCGGATTCCTTGTTGTTCTTTATTATCGCTTTTTCAGGAATTGTGGCTTGGAAAGAAATCCTGATAATGATCGCTGTCCAGACCGTTCTTAAATCAGCTTACGAGGTAATTATTCTCCCGGTAACCACTGTCGTGGTCAAGTATATCAAACGGACAGAAAAAACCGATGTATTTGATGAAAATATATCATACCATATATTAAAAGTAAAAGAAGTATCATAA
- the queC gene encoding 7-cyano-7-deazaguanine synthase QueC yields MNFNSSALVLSSGGQDSTVCLFWALQHFEHVEALCFRYGQRHETEIEAARSIAKKANVKFHLIDAGMIAGLSSNSLTDLSVTMDKEQKGNAPPNTFVPGRNLLFINLAAVIAYENHIANIVTGVSQADYSGYPDCRDTFIRSLNTTLNLAMDTQFIIHTPLMWRDKEEVWALAGELGVFNLVKNETVTCYNGIIAEGCGECPSCKLRRNGLEKYVQRKNI; encoded by the coding sequence ATGAATTTCAATAGTTCCGCATTGGTATTATCATCCGGCGGACAGGATTCCACTGTATGCCTATTCTGGGCACTCCAACATTTCGAACATGTGGAAGCCTTATGTTTCCGGTATGGGCAACGTCACGAAACGGAAATAGAGGCAGCACGGTCTATTGCAAAGAAGGCCAATGTAAAATTTCACTTGATCGATGCGGGAATGATTGCAGGATTAAGCAGCAATTCCCTTACAGATTTATCTGTTACCATGGATAAGGAACAAAAAGGTAATGCTCCTCCAAACACTTTTGTCCCGGGACGGAATCTTTTATTCATCAATCTGGCGGCTGTTATTGCTTATGAAAATCATATAGCAAATATTGTAACAGGCGTTTCACAAGCAGATTATAGCGGTTATCCGGATTGCCGGGATACATTTATCCGTTCCCTCAACACTACATTGAACCTCGCCATGGATACACAATTTATCATCCATACTCCTTTGATGTGGCGGGATAAGGAAGAAGTGTGGGCCCTTGCAGGAGAACTCGGGGTTTTTAACCTGGTGAAGAATGAAACGGTTACCTGTTATAACGGCATTATTGCAGAAGGTTGCGGAGAATGTCCTTCTTGTAAGCTTCGTCGTAACGGACTGGAAAAATATGTACAAAGAAAAAATATATAA
- the queF gene encoding preQ(1) synthase: MSLSLLGKKTDYPFNYDPSILEAFDNQHPDHDYWVRFNCPEFTSLCPITSQPDFATIYINYIPAEKMVESKSLKLYLFSFRNHGSFHEDCVNIIMKDLIKLMEPKYIEVWGVFTPRGGISIYPFCNYGKDESRYQEMAQYRMMHHDLKLP; this comes from the coding sequence ATGTCACTCAGCTTATTAGGTAAAAAAACAGATTATCCTTTTAATTATGATCCTTCCATATTGGAAGCATTCGACAACCAGCATCCGGACCATGATTACTGGGTACGGTTCAACTGTCCGGAATTTACCAGCTTATGTCCCATTACCTCACAACCTGATTTCGCTACCATATATATCAACTATATCCCGGCAGAAAAAATGGTAGAAAGTAAAAGTCTGAAACTATACTTGTTTAGTTTTCGCAACCATGGTTCTTTTCATGAAGATTGCGTCAACATTATTATGAAAGACCTGATCAAGCTGATGGAACCAAAATATATTGAAGTGTGGGGTGTTTTCACTCCACGGGGGGGGATCAGCATCTACCCTTTCTGTAATTATGGAAAGGATGAATCACGCTACCAGGAAATGGCACAATACCGGATGATGCATCATGACCTGAAACTTCCGTAA